GGAACTGGCGGACGACCCCCTCTTCCGGCCAGACGGCATCGCGCTGCGGTCCCATCCACTGAGGCCAATCAGCACCCCAAGCCGCCGTCCAGACCGCACCACTCGCTAGTACCAGTACGCTCAACAACCGCAGCATGACTTGCCACTCCTCGGATGACTGCATTTTCGCAGCGGTCGGCGAAAAGTCTTCCCTTCCGCTGCCTCAATCCGCCAGTATCTGCACATCTTGTATCAGCACATACCGCCTGGCAGCGGCTAAGCTTACAATCCTAATCGATTGGGATCGGAATCCGACGAAGCCGGCCGCGAGCCAGGGACCGCAGGACCAAGATGCACTTCATTCCCCCAACCAAGCAATGTTTCCTCTTCCACTTTTTTAGCGATCGTCTTTCCTTGAACAGATCGTCGAGCGGATACGTTTTCGCCGGTCATACGGTTTGAGTTCTCTACTTCCCCCCGCGGATCAGGAGGCGGAGCGCGGCGTGGGCTGGCAAGTGCTGAGTTTCCCCGGCGGCAGCGGTTTAGGATCGGGCATCTTCGGGTTGGCGAGCAGGCACCCCGCGGCGATCCCCGCCCCCAGGATCACAGCCAAGAGCAAGGTAGCATGCTCTTGATGCGTCTTGCGCACCTCTCGCAGGCCGCCGATGAGGAGGAACATCATGATCAAGGTGAAAATGGCCAGGCTCTGTTGCGGGGCAGTTCCCAGGCCATAAATGCCTTCCGGGCAAGCCAGGTACCAGGCTGCCTGACTGCGGGGCCAATAGGTCCAGCCGAGCCAGACGTGGAACAACGCCACCCCCCAACCGCCAATGGCCACAGGCAGGGCTGCCAAGCACAAGCGCCCGCCGCGATCCCGCAAGGCCAAAACGCCGGGGAGCAACACCCCCACCAGGGCCAAAGCCAACGCCCGCTGATAGAAGCAGAGGGTACAGGCTTGCAAGTCCATGCCCAGGCTCAAATACAGACTTCCCGCTACCGCCGCCATGGAAGCCAAAAGCGCTAGAAGTGCGTACACCATTGCCCTTCTCCTGATCCCATCGCTTCCTTCCAAGCTTGCCCTCTACTTTACTCCGTCACCCCACCGCTGCGAAGGGCAATTCCTGCCCACCCCTCCCGCCGCATCCCTTTCTCCAAAAGCGGAAAAGATCGCTTCAGGCAATCCGCCTTGACATGCCGGGTGAAAAAGGGAATGAAGGATGGGTCAGTCACGGAGCGTTTCTTTCTCAGTGACTCTTCGCTGGAGTCCTCCGGAGCAGGGACCGATGATGACCAGATGGCTCACGGTGGTCGGGGCGTGGATCAGCAGTGTGGCTTTTGTGCTGGCCACGGCTCAAAGCGGACCAGCCTTTTACTGGCAACCTTGGCCGAAGGGCCGACCGCCTGGGGGTACCTTGCCTCCACCGCACGACAACCCGCCGGGCAATCCCCCCGATGGCCCGCCCAGTGACGGCCCGCCGAATCCCCCGCCGATCTCGGAACCGCCGGGGTCCGTCGTGCCGGAGCCATCGAGTGCTTTCGCCGCTTTGGTCGGTTTGGGAACCGTCGCTGCCGCGTGTTTCTGGCCTCGCCACCGCCGTTAAGGCCGCCCCCGCGCCGATCTCCCGATCCCTTTGTTTGGGCTAACGCCCCCTCCCTGCCCCGCCGGAATACGCCTCCGTTCTCTTGCCCAGCTCCCTGGCCTTTGCCCGCGCTGGCCTTCAGGAAGCAACGTGTTCTCGCTAGCCTCGAGGGAACCACCCGGACTGCCGCTTGCCCGGAGCGCAAGTCTGCCTCTCCGCCGCGTTCCTGGAGTGCCAAGACACCGATGCGTGCCTCGGTACCCGCCACGAGCGTGTAAACCCGCCGGATGTGTCAACCCACCAGCAATGACCGCGTTATTCTCATTCCCCGCTCAGCATTTGCTCAGCAGCGCTTCACGGGTGCCTGGCCATAATACGAGTGAGGCGCGGCCCCAAGCCGCCCCTGGAACACCCAAGTGAAACCGACCTGCTCATGAGAATGACTCCCACCCCAAACCTTCGCCCAAGGAGGTGATGACGGATGTTGACGCTCCTGGCTTTAGCTTGTCCCCCGTTGGCTGTCTGGAGCAGCGAGAAGCGGAGCGGGCCGACTCTCGTGAATCTCGCACTGACTTTGCTCCTGTACGTTCCCGGTGTAATTCATGCCTGGCGTATCGTGGAGCGGCGGCTCGTGGCCCATCGCTATGAACGCCTCTGGCAATATCTGGAACGGCAAGCGCTGGTACGCTAAGACAGCGTCAGTCCGCTCCGCCAACATTTGCCTGGCTTTCTTCCCGCTCCAGCTCTCTTCTTCTCTTATCGCGTCTCTCACCGCGCCTTTCCTCTTGGCTTTTCCCACAGGGCTTGAGCCACTCTCTTAGCTCCGCAGCGGTGCCGGCTGGAGCTGAAAAAAGCCCATGCCTCCCCCAAACAGTCTTTGCGCTCAGGTTTGCCCCCCAAAGCGAAACGGCAGTCTCTGAACGTGGAATCACAGGACACAAGGGAACGAAGGGAATGATTCGGTGACGGGAGATGCTTGGGAGGAAGGGACCATTTTGAATGCCGCGGAGAGGAGTTGAACCTCCACGACCTTTCGGTCACCAGAACCTGAATCTGGCGCGTCTGCCAATTCCGCCACCGCGGCTCCGAAAGACTGCGTAAATATCCTAACGCTCAAGTGTGAGACGTCAAGGGATGCGGCGGCATCAGCCTGGGGCAAGCTCAGGGGTGAGGCCTCCGCAGACACGCCGGGATTCGGCAGGGGGAATGAGAAGTCTGGGCAAGGCCGCCGACCTGGTTATCAGCCAAATCCCAAGCTCGCGGTGTACTCAGGCCGTCAGACTTGGAGCACGCCAGTGCGGAAGGGCGGCTCCAGGGGCGGCAGGCGCTGAGGCCGCAGGGCTAGTTGCACGGCCCAACCCAGGACAGAACGGGTCTGTTCCGGGCGGATGATAGCATCCACCCAAAGCCGGGCGGCAGCGTAGCGGATATCCATCTGCTGGGCATATGCTTGCTGGACCTGCTGGCGGAGTTGTTCCAGCTCGGCAGCATCCGGCGCCCGGCCCGCGCGCCGCAGAGCTTGCACCTGAATGTCCAGCAGGGTGTCAGCGGCTTGTTCGCCCCCCATGACGGCGTATTGGGCCGTGGGCCAGGCCACAATCAGCCGCGGATCGAAGGCCTTGCCGCAGAGGGCGTAATTCCCCGCACCGAACGAACCCCCGGTGATCAGGGTAATCTTGGGAACAACGCTGTTGGCAATGACGTTGACCAACTTAGCGCCGGCGCGGATGATCCCCGCTTGCTCGGACTCCTTGCCCACCATGAAGCCGTTGACATTCTGGAAAAAGAGGATGGGAATGCGCATCTGGTTGCAATCCATGACGAAGCGGGCCGCCTTGTCTGCGGAATCGACGTAGAGAACGCCGCCGAATTGCAGCGGTCCTTCCGCCGGCCGGACCCGCTTACGCTGATTGGCCACGACCCCGACTGCCTGACCGGCCAGCCGCCCGAAGCCACAGACTAGCGTCTGACCATATTCGGCCTTGTACTCGTCAAAAGGAGCTTCGTCGAGGACGTGGCGCAGCAAGTCCCGGACGTCATATTCGGCTTGGGTAAACGGCAGGGGATCGAAGGGCCGATCCTCGACGGGGACAAACGGGGGGTCCGCTGGCAGGGCGGCAACGAGGCGGCGGAGGCGGTCGAGGCAAGCGGGATCGTTAGGCTCCCGGAAGTCGATTGTGCCGCTGATGGCCGCATGCATGCGGGCGCCGCCGAGCGCCTCCGAGTCCACGACTTGGCCGATGGCCGCCTTGACCAGGGCCGGGCCGGCCAAATACAAACCGCTCCCCTCGGTCATGAGCACAGTGTCGCACAGGACAGGCAGATAGGCTCCTCCGGCCACGCAGTTGCCCATGATCGCCGCCAATTGGGGAATCCCTTCCGCGGAGAGCACGGCGTTGTTGCGAAAGATACGGCCAAAATCGTCCTCATCGGGGAAGACTTCATCTTGCAGCGGCAGGAAGACGCCAGCGGAATCCACCAGGTACAGGAGCGGCAGACGCTGCTCGCGGGCAATCCTTTGGGCGCGAAGGACCTTTTTGACCGTCATGGGGAAGAAGGCGCCGGCTTTGACCGTGGCGTCGTTGGCGATGATCATGACGTGGCGCTGAGCGACGCGGCCAATGCCGGTGATAACTCCCGCTGCCGGCGCCCCGCCCCATTCGCTGTACATATTCCACGCCGCCCACAAGCCCAACTCCAGCCAGGCGGGCGGGTCGTCCAAAAGGCGGGCGATCCGTTCGCGGGCCGTCAGGCGTCCTTTCTCATGCTGGCGAGCTATGGCGGCCGGACCACCGCCTTGACGCAGGCGCTCCTCCTCGGCTCGAAAGTCAGGGATCATGGCCGGGATGCTTCCTCCATGTCCGCAGGTGGCTGCTCGGCGGCGGGACCAAGGGAGGGGGAGGGAAAGGCCGGCCCCGCTTCCGGGGCGTCCGGACGACCTGCGGGATGCGGAGGCGGATAAGCCGAGGAGACCTCGACCTGAGCCGTGGGATCCGCACGAGCTTCCACACGGGACCAGTCCTTCCGCTGCCGACTGGAGGGGATGTTGAGCAGCTTGCGGTATTTGGTCACTGTCCGCCGTTTCACCGGATAACCGGCGGCATTGAGGCGGGCGACCAATTCCTCATCCGAGAGGGGATTGGCTTTGTCCTCCTGGGCGACAAGTTCCAGCAGCTTCTGCTTGATGACTTCGTAAGCGACATCTTCGCCGGTCTGCTCGTTAGCTTTACCGCCGCCAAAGAAGCGCTTGAGGGGAAAGAGGCCGCGGGGGGTTTGCACCCATTTTTCATCCACGGCCCGGCTGACCGTCGTGACGTGGACACCGACCTGCTCAGCAATCTGCTGCATCTTGAGCGGCTGGATGTGTTCCGGTCCCAGGTCGAGGAACGGACGCTGATGCTCGATAATGGCTTGGGTCACCTTCAGGATGGTCTGCCGCCGCTGTTCCACCGCCTTAACCAGCCAATCGGCGGCTTGCAACTTCTTGCGCAGCATTTGCCGGGTCGGCTCATCCAGGTCCGTGCGGCGCAGCAGCTCGACAGTGCGCCGACTGATCCGAATCGGTGGGACCCAGTCTTCCACCAGCCGAACGGTGTAATTCCCATCGTCGGTCCGTTCCACAATGACATCAGGGAGGACATAGCGAGCTTCGCTTTCCCCGAAGCGCAGGCCGGGTTTGGGATCGAGTTGATGCCGCAGCGTCTCGATCGCCGCCTGGATGGCGGGAATATCCCAGTGGGTGGCCCGTTGAATAACAGGCAAGCGGTTGTGGGCAATGTCTTCGAGATGATCGCGAATCAAGACGCGGAGCATGTCGGCGTGAGGGGTCTCTTCAGTGATTTGGAGCAAGAGGCATTCGGCCATGTTGCGGGCGCCGACGCCGGGGGGATCGAGTTTCTGCACGACGTTGAGGAGGACCTGTTCGACTTCCTCCGCAGTGGTCGGTTGCTCGTCGAAAGTGGCGGCGATTTCTGACAGTGGCACCGGGCGGAAAATTTCCTCTTCATGCTCGTCGCGCTGGCCCCGGCGCGTGCGGATGCTCACCCGTGTACCGAGATAGCCGGTGCGGTCGATGTAGGAGCAGATGTGCAAAGCCAAGCGGCGCGTGCGGTCGTCGAGGTCCCATTCGGCGATTTGGGCCGCCAGGTGCTCTTGCAAGGAAGGCGCCCGGTCCGGCACGTTGGCCATGACTTCCAGTTTGCGTTCGCCGGCTTCCTCGACGGCGGAGCGGCTCAAGCGCGGCTCGTCATCGAACACCCCCTCCCATTCGCGGTTGAGTTGTTCGAGCCGCTCGTATTCGCTGGCGCCGCTCTCATCGTAGTGCAGGGGTTCGGCGGAGGACTCCTCTTTGGCGCGGGAGCTTGCGGCTTCGCCAAGCCGCTCGCGTAGCTCCAGGAAGGGGTTTTCTTGCAACTCCCGCTCGATGCGCGCCTGCAAGTCCGCCAGGGGCAACTGGAGGATTTCCATGGACTGGATCATGCGCGGGGCCAGAATCATCTTCTGACCTTGGATCAACTGCATGTCCATTCCGAGGCGCAGCGAACTCATGCGTACTCTTTCCTCCCGTCCAGAATTACGCGCCCTCCGGGGAGTCGGACCAGAGGGGGCAGGTCATGGCCTGTACCAGGTTAGGTCAGGTAAAAGCCCGGCGTCCTTCTAGGGCGTCGGCCAGCATTTGGGGATTGGCCAATTCTAGCGACCCGCCGCTGGGCAAGCCCCGGGCCAAGCGGGTGATTGTTACCCCGGTGGGGGCGAGCAGGTCCGCGGCGAACAGGGCGGTGCCATCTCCCTCTACGGTGGGGCTGGTGGCCAGGATGACCTCACGAACACCGCCGCGCCGCACCCGTTCCACTAGGGCGGAAAAGGTCAGCCGTTCTGGTCCCACTCCCTCCAACGGGGCCAAACGGCCTCCCAGCACATGATACCGCCCACGGAAAGTCCCCACGCGTTCGATCACACCGACATCGCGCGGCGTCTCTACCACGCATAGCACGCTGCCATCCCGCTTGGGGTCCTGGCAGATGGGGCACAATTCCTCATCACTCAGATAAAAGCACTCGCGGCAAGGACGCAGGCGTTCAATGGCCCGCTGCAACACTTCCACCAGCGCTTTGGCCCGGCTGCGATCCCCCGCCAGCAGATAAAAGGCGATCCGCTCCGCACTCTTGGGGCCGATCCCCGGCAGCTTCGTCAATTCCTGCAACACCTCTCCCAAGACACCTTTTTCCGCCTGCGTCACCGGAGCCGCTCCTGCAAACGTCCGACCTGTTCCCACGCCGTGCTTCCTCCCCCCTGCAGTCCTCTGTACTTCCGGCCCTCCAGTGGACTTCCCGCCGTCAAGCCGCCTGCGACAGGCCGCCCGCGATCCGGCAGTTACGAACCAGACGGAGGTCCAAATCCTGGCAAGCCGCCCAGGCCGGCGGGCAAACCCAATTGAGCGGCGATCTTCGCCCCTTCCTCGGCGATCCGCTGCCGCACCTGCTGCAAGGCCTGATTCACCGCCGCCACGATCAAATCCTCCATCATTTCCCGGTCCTGGAGAGCCAGCAGGTCTTCCGACAGCCGGAGATCGACCAGTTCCAGGCGGCCATTCATGCGGGCGGTGACATAGCCGCCGCCGGCGGAGGCTTCCACCACAATCTGGCCCAACTGCTGCTGGAACTGCTGCAACTGCTCCTGAAGTTTGCCGGAATTGCGGAGCAGGCTCATCAATTGGCCGAATTCTTTGAACATTCTTATCCCTCGTCGTCCGGTTCGGAGTTAGTCTCCGGCGGTTGCTCCCCGTTGTCGCTAGGGCGGGGCGGCTCGTGGGTCGTCGCCGGGGGCCGCGGCTGGAAACCCTCATCGACACGGATGATCTGGGCGTCGAGCGTCTCGATGGCTTTGCGGAACAAGGGCCAATCGAGCCAAGGGCGGCGGGGATCGCTCCCGCTGGCTGACCCTGGTCCCGGCGGAACCATTCCCGAAGCCGGAAGACCGGCCAATCCTGAGCTTGCCTCGCCAGCGGAGCCGCTACCGCCTAGCGTCGGAACCCGCTCGTAACGGACGGCCACCGGCTGCCCCGTGACTGCTAGGAGCGTCTCTTCGAGGCGGCGAGCAAAGTGCTCGTTTTGACTGCACGCCTCGTATGCCAAATTGTATGGCGCCGGGAAGCGGATCACTACCGTATTTGGCCCGGAAATTGCTGGCGGCAAGGCCTGCTTGAGATGATTAGCGAGGATAGGAAATCTGTCCGTCAGGCGGCGCAGGCATTCCGACCACACCTCTGCGACCGTCTCCGGGGTCAAGGGGATGGGGCCGGACGGCTCGGATGCCGCTAGCCCCTCCATTCTTTTGGCCCCGATGCTGCTGCCGGAACTGGCCGAAGGAGCGCTCCGTGTTGGCGGCGCGGTCCCCGCAGGAGGCATCGTCCCGGTACGCGGGCCGCTACTGCTGCGTGAAGCCGCCGGATTCGACGCCGGAGACGATCCCCCGGCTGGCCCCCCCAGTGAACCCCCGCCCTGCATCAACTGCTGCCAAAGCGCCCCCACGGAGAGCAGCTCCTCCATACGGGCCAAGCGCACCACCGCCATTTCCAGAAGAATCTGAGCCTGATAAGCATCCCGCAAGCGGGCCTTGACCGCCGTCCACACATCCAGCCCGGCCAGAATGGTATCCAGCGAAACTTGCTCCACCTGCTGGCGGAGCGCATCGATCGCTCCCGTATCCACGGGCAACTCGCGCACCTCGAACCCGCCACACTTGAGCAGCATCAGGTTCCGCCAGTGGGCGATGAGTTGATCGATGAGTTCCCCCGCTTGCAACCCTTGATCGTACCACTGCTGAAGCAGTTGCAGGGCGCCGGCAGCATCCCGGCGAAAAACTGCCTCGGCCAATTGCAGCACCTGCTCCTCGCTCGATAGGCCCAGCACTTGCCGCACGCGCTGCACGGTCAGGCAGCCACTTTCCGCCGCCAGCAGTTGATCAAGTAGGGACTGGGCATCGCGCATCGACCCGGCGGCTTTACGGGCGACGAGCCGCAAGGCTTCCGGCTCCGCCTCCCGGCCTTCTTTCTGGACGATCCGCTGCAAATGCTGGGCGATCTGCGCCGGGCGGACATGGGCAAAGTCAAAGCGCTGGCAGCGGGACAGGATCGTGATGGGTATTTTCTGGACCTCGGTGGTGGCGAAGATGAACTTGACGTGTGGCGGCGGTTCTTCCAGCGTCTTGAGCAAAGCGTTGAACGCCTCGCGGGTGAGCATGTGGACTTCGTCGATGATGAAGATTTTGAAGCGGGAGCGAACCGGGCGGAAGCCGACACTTTGCCGCAAGTCCCGCGCATCCTCGATGCCGCGATTGCTGGCTCCGTCGATCTCCACGACATCGACATCTTCGCCCGTGGCAATCGCCTGGCAAATATCACAGGTGTCGCAGGGATAGGGGGTCGGTCCGTGGACGCAATTGAGCGCCTTGGCGAGAATCCGGGCTGTGCTGGTTTTGCCGACGCCGCGAGCGCCGGTGAAGAGGTAGGCATGCGCGACTCGGCCGCTCTCCAGGGCTTGCACCAGAGCCTGCGCCACATGTTCCTGACCGATGAGGTCGGCGAACTGCTGGGGGCGGTAGCGGCGGGCCATGACCGTGTAATGCCCCGGTGCCGAGGGGGCGGGATAGGGGGCCGGTGCGGTTACCGCTGGCTCACCCTGCCCGGTTCTCGCCGCCGCGGAGTCCGCAGTCGAAGTCACCCGTGCCGGCTCTGCTGGAACCGGCACCGCCGCCGATTCCTCCGTGCGCGGGGAGGCTGGCCGCTGCGGCGGTGGTGCTTCCCCGCCTGCCGACGATGCGGACTGCATTCCGGCCGCATCTCCCAGTAACCCCTGAGACTTGGAAGGAGAGGGTTCACCCTTACTGGAACGACCGCTGGCTTTCCTGCCCATAACGTGGTCCCTTCACCAGAACATTCCTGAACATCCCTGACCCTAACGATCCCTCCGTCCCCTCTTGACTCCGACCTGAGACCAGGCGTCACTCCCCTACCCCGGCTCACACGAGTCGATCATTCAGTGTCCCTATGTTCAGCGTCCCTACACTTAGAGCACCCTCGGCCACTCGACCGCTGCCATGCTAACGGCTCGCCCCCCGCTCTGACAACTCAGAACCTGCCCGCGCCTCTGCTTTTATCTTACGGATTCCCTTCTCCGCCGATTCTTCCTCGCCGTCGCTTCCCCTCGATCTGATCTCCCCTTCGTTCTCCTCCTCTGCCCCGTTGATTCCTCCGTCCGAATCCACTCTTCATGCTGTCTGTGCCCTTCGCTCGGCTCACGGGCGGAAATGCCCGAATCTGCTACTAAACCGCTGGGGATCAAGCATGCCACTGAGCGATCAGAACCTGCCGATCATGTCGCCGGGAGGGCGGAGGTCGTAACATGTCCTCATCGGTTCATCAGGACTCGATGGCTGATGTTGAAGTGAAGGCGTCATCGAGCGCCGACTTGTGAGGACCCGTATGGCCCAGACGCTGCCGTTATCTTCGCCGTCTGTGAATCGCAATCCCGCGAGCGGTGATACCATTTCCCCCTTGGCTCCCGCTCCCTCGGATGGCAAGCCAGCCGCCGCCTGCTCCGACTCCGCCGCTCGACTTGCAAAGGGGGAATCCAACGCACCGGGAACTAGGCCAGCCGCTGCCCGCCCGCGCCGACGCTGGTCGCCCCGCTTCTTCGAGGGCACCGACATCTTCACCTGGCTGCGCTATCTCTACCGCGTGCGCGGCCAAATTGATCCCCCCTACTGGTACATTGCCGG
This Thermogemmata fonticola DNA region includes the following protein-coding sequences:
- the dnaX gene encoding DNA polymerase III subunit gamma/tau translates to MQSASSAGGEAPPPQRPASPRTEESAAVPVPAEPARVTSTADSAAARTGQGEPAVTAPAPYPAPSAPGHYTVMARRYRPQQFADLIGQEHVAQALVQALESGRVAHAYLFTGARGVGKTSTARILAKALNCVHGPTPYPCDTCDICQAIATGEDVDVVEIDGASNRGIEDARDLRQSVGFRPVRSRFKIFIIDEVHMLTREAFNALLKTLEEPPPHVKFIFATTEVQKIPITILSRCQRFDFAHVRPAQIAQHLQRIVQKEGREAEPEALRLVARKAAGSMRDAQSLLDQLLAAESGCLTVQRVRQVLGLSSEEQVLQLAEAVFRRDAAGALQLLQQWYDQGLQAGELIDQLIAHWRNLMLLKCGGFEVRELPVDTGAIDALRQQVEQVSLDTILAGLDVWTAVKARLRDAYQAQILLEMAVVRLARMEELLSVGALWQQLMQGGGSLGGPAGGSSPASNPAASRSSSGPRTGTMPPAGTAPPTRSAPSASSGSSIGAKRMEGLAASEPSGPIPLTPETVAEVWSECLRRLTDRFPILANHLKQALPPAISGPNTVVIRFPAPYNLAYEACSQNEHFARRLEETLLAVTGQPVAVRYERVPTLGGSGSAGEASSGLAGLPASGMVPPGPGSASGSDPRRPWLDWPLFRKAIETLDAQIIRVDEGFQPRPPATTHEPPRPSDNGEQPPETNSEPDDEG
- the recR gene encoding recombination mediator RecR translates to MGTGRTFAGAAPVTQAEKGVLGEVLQELTKLPGIGPKSAERIAFYLLAGDRSRAKALVEVLQRAIERLRPCRECFYLSDEELCPICQDPKRDGSVLCVVETPRDVGVIERVGTFRGRYHVLGGRLAPLEGVGPERLTFSALVERVRRGGVREVILATSPTVEGDGTALFAADLLAPTGVTITRLARGLPSGGSLELANPQMLADALEGRRAFT
- a CDS encoding YqaE/Pmp3 family membrane protein, whose protein sequence is MLTLLALACPPLAVWSSEKRSGPTLVNLALTLLLYVPGVIHAWRIVERRLVAHRYERLWQYLERQALVR
- a CDS encoding disulfide bond formation protein B; translated protein: MVYALLALLASMAAVAGSLYLSLGMDLQACTLCFYQRALALALVGVLLPGVLALRDRGGRLCLAALPVAIGGWGVALFHVWLGWTYWPRSQAAWYLACPEGIYGLGTAPQQSLAIFTLIMMFLLIGGLREVRKTHQEHATLLLAVILGAGIAAGCLLANPKMPDPKPLPPGKLSTCQPTPRSAS
- a CDS encoding YbaB/EbfC family nucleoid-associated protein; translated protein: MFKEFGQLMSLLRNSGKLQEQLQQFQQQLGQIVVEASAGGGYVTARMNGRLELVDLRLSEDLLALQDREMMEDLIVAAVNQALQQVRQRIAEEGAKIAAQLGLPAGLGGLPGFGPPSGS
- a CDS encoding PEP-CTERM sorting domain-containing protein — protein: MMTRWLTVVGAWISSVAFVLATAQSGPAFYWQPWPKGRPPGGTLPPPHDNPPGNPPDGPPSDGPPNPPPISEPPGSVVPEPSSAFAALVGLGTVAAACFWPRHRR
- the rpoN gene encoding RNA polymerase factor sigma-54, which encodes MSSLRLGMDMQLIQGQKMILAPRMIQSMEILQLPLADLQARIERELQENPFLELRERLGEAASSRAKEESSAEPLHYDESGASEYERLEQLNREWEGVFDDEPRLSRSAVEEAGERKLEVMANVPDRAPSLQEHLAAQIAEWDLDDRTRRLALHICSYIDRTGYLGTRVSIRTRRGQRDEHEEEIFRPVPLSEIAATFDEQPTTAEEVEQVLLNVVQKLDPPGVGARNMAECLLLQITEETPHADMLRVLIRDHLEDIAHNRLPVIQRATHWDIPAIQAAIETLRHQLDPKPGLRFGESEARYVLPDVIVERTDDGNYTVRLVEDWVPPIRISRRTVELLRRTDLDEPTRQMLRKKLQAADWLVKAVEQRRQTILKVTQAIIEHQRPFLDLGPEHIQPLKMQQIAEQVGVHVTTVSRAVDEKWVQTPRGLFPLKRFFGGGKANEQTGEDVAYEVIKQKLLELVAQEDKANPLSDEELVARLNAAGYPVKRRTVTKYRKLLNIPSSRQRKDWSRVEARADPTAQVEVSSAYPPPHPAGRPDAPEAGPAFPSPSLGPAAEQPPADMEEASRP
- a CDS encoding acyl-CoA carboxylase subunit beta, with the translated sequence MIPDFRAEEERLRQGGGPAAIARQHEKGRLTARERIARLLDDPPAWLELGLWAAWNMYSEWGGAPAAGVITGIGRVAQRHVMIIANDATVKAGAFFPMTVKKVLRAQRIAREQRLPLLYLVDSAGVFLPLQDEVFPDEDDFGRIFRNNAVLSAEGIPQLAAIMGNCVAGGAYLPVLCDTVLMTEGSGLYLAGPALVKAAIGQVVDSEALGGARMHAAISGTIDFREPNDPACLDRLRRLVAALPADPPFVPVEDRPFDPLPFTQAEYDVRDLLRHVLDEAPFDEYKAEYGQTLVCGFGRLAGQAVGVVANQRKRVRPAEGPLQFGGVLYVDSADKAARFVMDCNQMRIPILFFQNVNGFMVGKESEQAGIIRAGAKLVNVIANSVVPKITLITGGSFGAGNYALCGKAFDPRLIVAWPTAQYAVMGGEQAADTLLDIQVQALRRAGRAPDAAELEQLRQQVQQAYAQQMDIRYAAARLWVDAIIRPEQTRSVLGWAVQLALRPQRLPPLEPPFRTGVLQV